A genomic region of Caenorhabditis elegans chromosome V contains the following coding sequences:
- the F56A4.12 gene encoding MFS domain-containing protein (Predicted) encodes MAFFALSLYGPTYLREILKFDVRETGFLSALPFILSAIVKFGAGQLSDRMTFLSEKARFVFFAATSQIGFAVGLVVMAFTSDRLIAQIAFNFAIVSSGLNIMGVIKCIQLRCRQHVHFAIAVISFTAYVVQFLAPIIVSIICPDNTPEQWTILFLFITGVIIVCNAGFPFITRSDPAAYTKQINVENVEK; translated from the exons ATGGCCTTCTTCGCCCTTTCGCTTTATGGTCCAACTTATCTCCGAGAAATTCTCAAGTTTGATGTAAGGGAGACTGGATTCTTGTCTGCGCTTCCATTTATTCTATCAGCGATCGTCAAGTTCGGAGCAGGACAGCTCTCAGACCGAATGACATTCCTTTCGGAAAAG GCACGCTTCGTGTTTTTCGCTGCAACCTCTCAAATTGGATTCGCCGTCGGGCTAGTGGTTATGGCGTTCACTTCGGATCGTCTAATTGCTCAAATCGCGTTCAACTTTGCAATTGTGTCTTCTGGCTTGAATATAATGGGTGTGATTAAGTGTATTCAGTTG cgcTGCCGTCAACACGTTCACTTCGCGATTGCTGTAATCTCCTTCACAGCCTACGTTGTCCAATTCCTTGCGCCAATAATTGTCAGCATTATTTGCCCGGACAACACTCCAGAACAG TGGACAATTCTGTTCCTATTCATCACTGGTGTTATCATCGTCTGCAACGCTGGCTTTCCGTTCATCACTAGATCCGACCCAGCTGCTTATACGAAACAGATAAACGTTGAGAATGTAGAGAAATAG
- the nas-2 gene encoding Zinc metalloproteinase nas-2 (Predicted) produces MIFKNRRPTEPVLKRRGISENNILTKLPTFEPSKYGHINIPLRKKRGIALHPLQWASYLWPNAEVPYDIATHYTSTEKSIILSAMEAFKNVTCVRFRPRAATDKHYLQINKYFNVERCFSYIGRQSSRTLFGTPEGNVETRMRLDPACLRGNGRGIVMHELMHILGFYHEHQRDDRDRRIVGSAVHYNFKIYRRAKTLYMGAYDANSIMHYNFQNLPWQRRDHFSTSDIININTFYKCKNLLSSKLAPKVPISPTSTSTTAITTTNTTTTKL; encoded by the exons ATGATCTTCAAGAATCGGAGGCCTACAGAACCGGTACTTAAACGGAGaggcatttctgaaaataat aTCTTAACAAAGCTGCCAACATTTGAGCCATCAAAGTATGGCCATATTAATATTCCCTTAAGAAAGAAACGAGGAATCGCTCTCCATCCTTTGCAATGGGCATCGTA tCTCTGGCCAAACGCAGAAGTTCCATATGATATAGCCACCCATTACActtccactgaaaaatcaataattctatCTGCAATGGAagcattcaaaaatgtcacCTGTGTCAGGTTCCGTCCCCGTGCTGCAACTGACAAGCATTATCTTCAAATTAATAAGTACTTTAACGTAGAACGCTGCTTTTCCTATATAGGCCGTCAAAGCAGCCGCACGCTTTTTGGAACTCCTGAAGGAAACGTCGAGACCCGAATGAGACTCGATCCCGCATGCCTTCGCGGCAATGGACGTGGAATTGTGATGCATGAGTTGATGCACATCCTAGGATTCTACCACGAGCATCAGAGAGACGATCGGGACCGTCGCATCGTTGGATCAGCTGTGCATTATAATTTCAAGATCTATCGCCGTGCCAAGACATTATATATGGGCGCTTACGATGCCAATTCAATTATGCACTACAACTTCCAAAATCTTCCTTGGCAGAGGAGAGATCATTTTTCGACGTCGGATATTATTAACATAAATACTTTTTACAAGTGCAAGAACCTATTGAGCAGTAAACTTGCTCCGAAAGTCCCTATTAGTCCTACTTCAACTAGTACTACAGCCATTACTACAACAAATACTACTACCACTAAATTATGA